A genomic region of Herbaspirillum sp. DW155 contains the following coding sequences:
- a CDS encoding diguanylate cyclase — MKTDLEERHRRSQSDKSAASHFPRLLQAALDSLDSQIAVIDCTGVIHYVNKTWCDFGKENGIPSGYRWIGANYLAVCHTAGSRGDGDGQQVYAGIRAVIESGAPCFQYEYPCHSPNEQRWFMMRIAPMLEAENFFVVSHNVITGRKLAEQRIERLNEKLALLAVTDKLTGLANRMKLDEALESEITRARRYEKKLSLILLDVDHFKEVNDKFGHSAGDAVLVRIAEILRANVRATDIVGRWGGEEFLLILPECDVEAASCMAEKLRLIVERHRFAFVDTRTCSFGVAAYQSGQDGTTLLSLADSALYRAKNSGRNRVEIAMNIKQYVNTRARTNRLARLNQPVDS; from the coding sequence ATGAAGACGGACCTTGAAGAACGTCATCGTCGTTCGCAGTCTGACAAATCTGCGGCCAGCCATTTCCCCAGGCTGCTCCAGGCAGCGCTGGATTCTCTGGACAGTCAGATCGCCGTGATCGATTGCACTGGCGTGATCCATTACGTGAACAAGACCTGGTGTGACTTCGGCAAGGAGAATGGCATCCCCTCCGGATACCGGTGGATCGGCGCCAACTATCTTGCCGTATGCCATACGGCGGGAAGCCGTGGCGATGGCGATGGACAACAGGTGTATGCCGGCATCAGAGCCGTTATCGAATCGGGTGCACCCTGTTTTCAGTACGAGTATCCATGCCATAGCCCCAATGAACAGCGTTGGTTCATGATGCGCATCGCCCCGATGCTGGAGGCAGAAAATTTTTTCGTCGTTTCTCACAACGTCATCACAGGACGCAAGCTGGCTGAACAGCGCATAGAACGGCTGAATGAAAAACTTGCGCTGCTGGCCGTCACGGATAAATTGACGGGCCTGGCCAACAGAATGAAGCTGGACGAAGCACTTGAGAGCGAAATCACGCGTGCCCGTCGATACGAAAAAAAGTTATCGCTGATACTGCTCGACGTGGATCACTTCAAGGAAGTCAATGACAAATTCGGACATTCGGCTGGCGATGCTGTTCTCGTGCGGATTGCCGAGATTCTGCGGGCCAACGTCCGGGCCACGGACATCGTGGGTCGTTGGGGCGGAGAAGAGTTTCTGCTGATCTTGCCGGAGTGCGACGTCGAGGCTGCTTCGTGCATGGCCGAGAAACTAAGGCTGATTGTCGAGCGACATCGCTTCGCCTTTGTCGACACGCGCACATGCAGCTTCGGGGTGGCGGCCTATCAATCCGGACAGGATGGCACTACGCTTCTTTCCCTGGCCGATTCGGCACTCTATCGCGCCAAGAACAGCGGACGCAACCGTGTCGAGATCGCCATGAACATCAAGCAGTACGTCAACACAAGAGCGCGCACAAACAGGTTGGCGCGCCTGAATCAGCCTGTCGATTCATAA
- a CDS encoding TonB-dependent receptor, whose translation MKHKLLAGADYGYLEVGSRGSTVSTMTLDLFNSSYVSGLTASDPLQSHQGRGKDYGLYVMDQVTLTPEIKAMLALRADRFVNESLQSDVVVGRGEQSALSPRLGLVWQPWNKTSLFADWSRSHAPNVGHSGSNVTYDAEVAEQIEVGVKQDLIKDRLTGSVALFNLKRKNILTTDPVNPLLQVLSGEQRSRGLEVDLTGAIAAGWQVIASYAYTQATVRADTSTPVGDTLTNVPRHSGSVWTTYEFKSLPGLKAGAGVYAMGAREASLPNTFKLAGYARTDLMLAYQTGPWKTQFNVFNVFNRRYYTGGSASNFNYTLSPSRPLAAQVSVSYRFGS comes from the coding sequence TTGAAACACAAGTTGCTCGCAGGCGCCGACTACGGCTATCTGGAAGTGGGTAGTCGCGGCTCGACGGTGAGTACCATGACACTGGATCTGTTCAATTCCAGCTATGTGTCGGGGCTGACCGCGAGTGATCCTCTGCAGTCCCACCAGGGACGTGGCAAGGATTACGGCTTGTATGTAATGGATCAGGTTACCCTCACTCCGGAAATCAAGGCCATGCTTGCGTTGCGGGCCGATCGCTTCGTCAATGAGTCTCTGCAGAGTGATGTTGTCGTGGGGCGTGGCGAGCAATCTGCGTTGTCACCCAGGCTGGGTCTGGTTTGGCAGCCCTGGAACAAGACTTCGCTGTTCGCGGACTGGAGTCGCAGCCATGCTCCCAACGTGGGGCATAGCGGCAGCAACGTCACTTATGATGCCGAAGTGGCAGAACAAATCGAAGTAGGCGTGAAACAGGATCTGATCAAGGACCGACTTACCGGTTCGGTGGCATTGTTCAACCTGAAGCGCAAGAACATCCTCACTACCGATCCGGTCAACCCATTGCTGCAGGTCCTGAGTGGAGAGCAGCGTAGCCGTGGCCTGGAGGTCGATCTCACGGGAGCCATCGCCGCAGGCTGGCAAGTCATCGCCAGCTATGCTTATACCCAGGCGACCGTGCGGGCAGATACCAGCACTCCGGTGGGTGACACGCTGACCAATGTGCCTCGCCATAGCGGTAGCGTTTGGACTACGTATGAGTTCAAATCGCTGCCGGGCCTGAAGGCCGGCGCCGGCGTTTACGCCATGGGTGCACGCGAAGCGAGCTTGCCCAATACGTTCAAGCTGGCTGGCTACGCTCGCACCGATCTCATGCTCGCGTATCAGACTGGTCCATGGAAGACGCAGTTCAACGTCTTCAACGTGTTTAATCGACGTTACTACACTGGTGGATCCGCATCGAACTTCAACTACACGTTGAGTCCGAGTCGCCCCTTGGCAGCACAGGTTTCGGTATCGTATCGGTTCGGATCGTAG
- a CDS encoding TetR/AcrR family transcriptional regulator: protein MQVHSELGATRRGRGRPRNPESRVRLLDAGRMLILEQGLDFNIESIATNAGVARRTFYSYFEDKEAFVAELLRDAETAPDTPGDKFADILDKPLSDALYELGIGYLNGISQRREFKWARLLASANKTYPSLVDRIFMEARSRDYALLTQIVEQAMTDGRLISCDPSEAVGDIVGLWHGTAVWQMVMGLLPPPSHEEISRRVRRGVDLFLCLYEP from the coding sequence ATGCAAGTTCATTCCGAGTTGGGCGCGACAAGGAGAGGTCGTGGGCGGCCGCGCAATCCTGAAAGCAGAGTCCGGCTTCTGGACGCCGGACGCATGCTGATATTGGAGCAAGGGCTGGACTTCAATATCGAGTCGATTGCGACGAATGCCGGTGTCGCCCGGCGCACTTTCTACAGCTATTTCGAAGACAAGGAAGCCTTCGTCGCGGAGCTGTTGCGCGATGCCGAGACAGCGCCTGATACGCCAGGGGACAAGTTTGCAGACATCCTGGACAAACCGCTGTCCGATGCACTCTACGAACTCGGCATCGGCTATCTGAACGGCATCAGCCAGCGCAGGGAATTCAAATGGGCGCGGCTCCTGGCCTCGGCAAACAAGACATATCCCAGCTTGGTTGACCGTATATTCATGGAAGCCCGGAGCCGGGACTATGCATTGCTGACCCAGATTGTCGAGCAAGCGATGACCGACGGCAGGCTCATCTCCTGTGATCCCTCTGAAGCCGTCGGAGATATCGTCGGCTTATGGCATGGCACCGCCGTCTGGCAAATGGTGATGGGCCTGCTGCCTCCCCCAAGTCATGAAGAAATCAGCCGGCGCGTTCGCAGAGGTGTAGACCTGTTCCTGTGCCTCTATGAGCCGTGA
- a CDS encoding FecR family protein, with translation MAAADKPCIDSALEDAPAERAIEWIVLLRSGEATPDDYRRFSTWRDANPLHAQAWERLQGMLQRAFTPIRNAESEAPGHIGAMERILLRPPASASRRKLLRRTLGIAATGLATGFMLNRSWPLGTLSADLRTGTGQRKSFSLPDGSTVVLNARSAANVVFRDGIRRIDLRQGELIATVAADPARPFVVQTDHGTARALGTKFLVRRDEDRTMALVLEHSIRVSNGIDETQLRKGQAAWYHAAGVERINDNLSGRAAWADGMLVANEESLADVIAALRPYRKGFIRISPEAARLQVLGAFPLDDTDNVLRSLEQTMSLRVRNYGSMLVTIDLK, from the coding sequence ATGGCAGCGGCCGACAAACCTTGCATCGACAGCGCGCTGGAAGATGCCCCTGCGGAGCGAGCCATCGAATGGATTGTGCTGCTTCGCTCCGGGGAGGCCACGCCCGACGATTACCGCCGTTTTTCAACCTGGCGCGATGCGAATCCGCTGCATGCCCAAGCCTGGGAACGTCTGCAAGGCATGCTGCAACGCGCATTTACCCCTATTCGCAACGCGGAAAGCGAAGCACCCGGCCACATCGGCGCCATGGAGCGCATCCTGCTGCGCCCGCCGGCTTCCGCCAGTCGTCGCAAACTGCTCCGCCGTACGCTGGGCATCGCTGCAACGGGCCTGGCGACGGGTTTCATGTTGAACCGATCGTGGCCATTGGGCACATTGAGCGCCGATTTGCGCACCGGCACCGGCCAGCGCAAAAGCTTTTCACTGCCGGATGGCAGTACCGTTGTGTTGAATGCGCGTTCGGCGGCCAATGTCGTTTTTCGCGATGGCATACGCCGCATCGACTTGCGCCAGGGTGAATTGATCGCCACGGTGGCGGCAGACCCTGCCCGGCCATTCGTTGTCCAGACCGATCACGGTACGGCGCGGGCATTGGGCACGAAATTCCTGGTGCGGCGCGATGAAGATCGTACGATGGCACTCGTGCTTGAGCACAGCATCCGCGTGAGCAACGGTATCGACGAAACACAGCTCCGCAAAGGCCAGGCAGCCTGGTATCACGCTGCCGGCGTGGAGCGGATCAATGACAATCTGAGCGGGCGTGCAGCCTGGGCTGACGGCATGCTGGTCGCCAATGAAGAAAGTCTGGCCGACGTAATTGCCGCCTTGCGCCCCTACCGCAAAGGCTTTATTCGCATCTCGCCCGAGGCCGCACGTTTGCAGGTGTTGGGCGCATTTCCGCTAGACGACACCGACAACGTGCTGCGCTCGCTGGAGCAAACGATGTCGCTGCGCGTGCGCAATTACGGCAGCATGCTGGTCACTATTGACCTGAAATAA
- a CDS encoding sigma-70 family RNA polymerase sigma factor — protein MPSGTQDASLAQFYDAHHSWLQGWLRQRLGCQHDAADLSQDTFIQVVAARNVQDIQEPRAFLVTLAKRVMFNFWRRRDIEQAYLEELAGLPTGCVPSEEDRALVLEALQQIDAILGALKPNVREVFLLSQLHELTYRDIGERLNMPVITVRRYMTQAMRACWLASIH, from the coding sequence ATGCCGTCCGGCACTCAAGATGCTTCTCTGGCGCAGTTTTACGATGCCCACCATAGCTGGCTTCAGGGCTGGCTACGGCAACGGCTCGGGTGTCAGCATGATGCGGCCGATCTGAGCCAGGACACGTTCATCCAGGTCGTGGCGGCACGCAATGTGCAAGATATCCAGGAACCGCGTGCCTTTCTGGTCACCCTGGCCAAGCGCGTCATGTTCAACTTCTGGCGCCGCCGCGACATTGAACAAGCTTATCTTGAGGAGCTCGCCGGACTACCAACCGGTTGCGTCCCGTCTGAAGAAGATCGCGCTTTGGTGTTGGAGGCGCTCCAGCAGATCGATGCCATTCTCGGCGCATTGAAACCCAACGTACGTGAAGTGTTTTTGCTGAGCCAGCTGCATGAGCTGACCTACCGTGACATCGGGGAACGTCTGAACATGCCTGTCATCACAGTGCGCCGTTACATGACCCAAGCCATGCGCGCATGCTGGCTGGCCAGCATCCATTAA
- a CDS encoding EAL domain-containing protein produces the protein MADLPDGVCILKSFLQQVLEEAVDVRLFRAIVTLTKSLDLEVIVEGVEDPAQIQNAWRSIVLENYNWKLSLYKSMR, from the coding sequence TTGGCTGATCTGCCCGATGGCGTATGTATCCTGAAGAGCTTCCTGCAGCAGGTGCTGGAGGAAGCTGTGGATGTCCGGCTATTCAGAGCCATCGTCACACTGACCAAGAGTCTGGACCTGGAAGTCATCGTCGAAGGCGTGGAAGACCCGGCGCAAATTCAGAATGCCTGGCGCTCTATTGTGCTTGAGAATTATAATTGGAAATTAAGCCTATATAAATCAATGAGATAG